A window of the Enterobacteriaceae bacterium 4M9 genome harbors these coding sequences:
- the cstA gene encoding carbon starvation protein CstA — MNNPGKYLIWVALSLLGAFALGYIALNRGEQINALWIVVAAVCVYLIAYRFYGLYIAKRVLQVDSTRMTPAVRHNDGLDYVPTDKKVLFGHHFAAIAGAGPLVGPVLAAQMGYLPGMIWILAGVVLAGAVQDFMVLFVSTRRDGRSLGELVKEEMGNTAGVIALVACFMIMVIILAVLAMIVVKALTHSPWGTYTVAFTIPLAIFMGIYTRYIRPGRIGEVSIIGLVLLVFAIISGGWVAESPTWAPYFDFTGVQLTWMLVGYGFVAAVLPVWLLLAPRDYLSTFLKIGTIVGLAIGILIMRPTLTMPALTKFVDGTGPVWSGGLFPFLFITIACGAVSGFHALIASGTTPKMLANENQACLIGYGGMLMESFVAIMALVAACVIDPGVYFAMNSPMAVLAPAGTTDVVASAAQVVSGWGFQITPDVLTRIADEVGEQSIISRAGGAPTLAVGMAYILHGALGGLMDVSFWYHFAILFEALFILTAVDAGTRAARFMLQDLLGVAAPSLKRTDSLPANLLATALCVLAWGYFLHQGVVDPLGGINTLWPLFGIANQMLAGMALMLCAVVLFKMKRQRYAWVALMPTAWLLVCTLTAGWQKAFSPDTKVGFLAIANKFQAMIDSGTIPAQYTESQLAQLVFNNRLDAGLTIFFMVVVVVLALFSLKTALAALRNPQPTARETPYEPMPENLEQIVARAKNAH, encoded by the coding sequence ATGAATAATCCGGGGAAATACCTGATATGGGTTGCGCTGTCCCTGCTTGGTGCGTTTGCACTGGGCTATATAGCGCTCAACCGCGGCGAGCAGATTAACGCACTGTGGATAGTGGTGGCCGCAGTGTGCGTTTACCTGATTGCCTACCGTTTTTATGGACTCTATATCGCAAAACGCGTGCTGCAGGTAGACAGCACGCGCATGACGCCCGCCGTGCGCCACAATGACGGCCTCGACTATGTACCGACCGATAAGAAAGTGCTGTTCGGCCACCATTTTGCGGCTATCGCCGGGGCCGGGCCGCTGGTAGGACCGGTACTGGCCGCGCAGATGGGTTACCTGCCGGGCATGATCTGGATTCTGGCTGGCGTCGTGCTGGCGGGAGCGGTACAGGACTTTATGGTGCTGTTCGTCTCCACCCGGCGCGACGGGCGTTCATTGGGTGAACTGGTTAAAGAAGAGATGGGCAACACCGCTGGCGTTATCGCGCTGGTGGCCTGCTTCATGATTATGGTTATTATCCTCGCCGTGCTGGCGATGATCGTAGTGAAAGCGCTGACCCACAGCCCGTGGGGCACGTATACCGTGGCGTTTACCATACCGCTTGCGATTTTTATGGGCATTTATACCCGCTACATTCGCCCGGGGCGCATTGGTGAAGTCTCCATTATCGGCCTGGTGCTGCTGGTGTTTGCCATTATCTCCGGCGGTTGGGTGGCTGAAAGCCCGACCTGGGCGCCGTATTTTGACTTTACCGGTGTACAGTTGACCTGGATGCTGGTGGGCTACGGCTTCGTTGCCGCCGTATTGCCGGTGTGGCTGCTGTTGGCACCGCGTGATTATCTTTCTACCTTCCTGAAAATTGGCACCATTGTTGGGCTGGCGATTGGCATTCTGATTATGCGCCCAACGCTGACCATGCCTGCGCTGACTAAATTTGTCGACGGCACCGGACCGGTATGGAGCGGCGGCCTGTTCCCGTTCCTGTTTATCACCATTGCCTGCGGTGCGGTGTCGGGTTTCCACGCGCTGATTGCCTCCGGCACCACGCCGAAGATGCTCGCGAATGAAAACCAGGCTTGCCTGATTGGCTATGGCGGCATGTTGATGGAGTCATTTGTGGCGATTATGGCGCTGGTGGCGGCCTGTGTTATTGACCCGGGCGTTTACTTTGCCATGAACAGCCCCATGGCGGTGCTGGCACCGGCTGGCACGACGGATGTGGTGGCCTCGGCAGCACAGGTGGTAAGCGGCTGGGGCTTCCAGATAACGCCAGATGTGCTCACGCGCATTGCTGATGAAGTCGGCGAGCAGAGCATTATTTCGCGTGCCGGTGGCGCACCGACGCTGGCGGTAGGGATGGCTTATATCCTGCACGGCGCGCTGGGCGGCCTGATGGATGTGTCGTTCTGGTATCACTTTGCCATTTTGTTTGAGGCGCTGTTTATCCTGACCGCTGTAGATGCGGGCACGCGCGCCGCTCGCTTTATGCTTCAGGACTTGCTGGGCGTGGCGGCACCGTCGCTTAAGCGCACCGACTCGCTGCCGGCGAACCTGCTTGCCACTGCGCTGTGCGTGCTGGCCTGGGGATACTTCCTGCACCAGGGCGTGGTTGACCCGCTTGGCGGCATTAACACGCTGTGGCCGCTGTTTGGTATTGCTAACCAGATGCTGGCGGGCATGGCGCTGATGCTGTGTGCGGTGGTGCTGTTTAAGATGAAGCGCCAGCGTTATGCGTGGGTAGCACTCATGCCAACGGCGTGGCTGCTGGTGTGTACGCTTACCGCCGGCTGGCAAAAAGCGTTCAGCCCGGACACGAAAGTGGGCTTCCTGGCGATTGCTAACAAGTTCCAGGCGATGATAGACAGCGGTACTATTCCGGCGCAGTACACCGAGTCGCAGCTGGCGCAACTGGTGTTTAACAACCGTCTGGACGCCGGGCTGACTATCTTCTTTATGGTGGTTGTGGTGGTGCTGGCGCTGTTTTCGCTCAAAACCGCGCTTGCGGCGCTGCGTAACCCGCAGCCGACGGCGCGCGAAACGCCATATGAGCCGATGCCAGAAAACCTTGAGCAGATTGTTGCACGTGCCAAAAACGCGCACTGA
- the entH gene encoding proofreading thioesterase EntH translates to MIWKRDITLDELNRMAAETLVGHLGIVFTRINDDSLEAEMPVDSRTVQPFGLLHGGASAALAETMGSMAGFMTSKEGQNVVGTEVSATHHRAVARGPVRGVCVPLHLSRSSQCWEIAIYDASGKRCCTSRLSTAVIG, encoded by the coding sequence ATGATCTGGAAGCGCGATATCACGCTCGACGAACTCAACCGCATGGCTGCCGAAACGCTGGTTGGTCACCTGGGCATTGTCTTTACCCGCATTAATGACGACAGCCTGGAAGCTGAAATGCCGGTGGACAGCCGCACGGTTCAGCCATTTGGCCTGCTGCACGGCGGTGCCTCTGCGGCGCTGGCCGAAACCATGGGGTCAATGGCCGGGTTTATGACAAGTAAGGAAGGGCAAAACGTGGTGGGCACCGAAGTCAGTGCCACACACCACCGCGCCGTCGCGCGCGGGCCGGTGCGTGGCGTGTGTGTACCGCTACACTTAAGCCGCAGTTCCCAGTGCTGGGAAATCGCTATTTATGATGCCAGCGGCAAGCGCTGCTGTACCAGCCGGCTGAGCACCGCTGTCATTGGCTGA
- the dhbA gene encoding 2,3-dihydro-2,3-dihydroxybenzoate dehydrogenase, producing MSQEFQGQTVWVTGAGRGIGYQTALAFHEAGARVVGFDLAFGQENYPFATEVVDVASAEQVSAVCQRLLKDTERLDVLVNAAGILRMGATDELALRDWQDTFAINVGGAFNFFRATMAQFRAQKGGALVTVASDAAHTPRTGMSAYGASKAALKSLALTVALELAPYGVRGNLVSPGSTDTDMQRGMWTSPDAESARIAGYPQQFKLGIPLGKIARPQEIASTVLFLASPRASHITLQDIVVDGGSTLGA from the coding sequence ATGAGCCAGGAGTTTCAGGGACAAACCGTGTGGGTGACCGGTGCCGGGCGTGGCATTGGTTACCAGACTGCGCTGGCGTTTCACGAGGCGGGCGCGCGGGTAGTGGGCTTTGATCTGGCGTTTGGTCAGGAAAACTATCCGTTTGCCACTGAAGTGGTGGATGTTGCCAGCGCCGAGCAGGTGAGTGCCGTATGTCAGCGCCTTTTAAAAGACACCGAACGCCTCGATGTGCTGGTGAATGCCGCCGGTATTCTGCGTATGGGCGCAACCGATGAACTGGCGCTGCGCGACTGGCAGGACACCTTTGCCATTAACGTTGGCGGTGCGTTTAACTTTTTTCGCGCTACCATGGCGCAATTCCGTGCGCAGAAAGGCGGGGCGCTGGTGACGGTGGCATCTGACGCCGCACACACGCCGCGTACCGGCATGTCGGCCTACGGCGCCTCCAAAGCAGCACTGAAAAGTCTGGCGCTGACCGTAGCGCTGGAACTGGCGCCTTACGGCGTGCGCGGCAATCTGGTGTCGCCTGGCTCGACCGATACTGATATGCAGCGCGGCATGTGGACCTCGCCGGATGCCGAAAGCGCTCGTATCGCCGGTTACCCGCAGCAGTTCAAGCTGGGCATTCCATTGGGTAAAATCGCCCGCCCGCAGGAGATTGCCAGCACGGTACTGTTCCTCGCTTCCCCGCGCGCCAGCCATATCACCTTGCAGGACATCGTGGTCGATGGCGGCTCGACGCTGGGAGCGTAA
- a CDS encoding isochorismatase, whose protein sequence is MAIPKLNGYALPGAADIPENKVSWAFEPERAALLIHDMQDYFIDFWGDNCPMMEQVIANIAALRQFCRQNNIPVYYTAQPDSQSDEDRALLNDMWGPGINKHAERKSVVNALAPQDGDTVLTKWRYSAFIRSPLEQALKETGRDQLIICGVYAHIGCMTTATDAFMRDIKPFMVADGLADFSREEHLMALKYVAGRSGRVVMTSDLLAVPQNKEQLRALVLPLLDEDDVPLDDENLIDYGLDSVRMMALAARWRKAYSDIDFVMLAKEPTIDAWWALLSREVKP, encoded by the coding sequence ATGGCTATTCCAAAACTTAACGGTTACGCGCTGCCGGGTGCGGCCGATATCCCGGAAAACAAAGTCAGCTGGGCGTTTGAGCCAGAGCGTGCCGCGCTGCTGATTCATGATATGCAGGACTACTTTATTGATTTCTGGGGTGATAACTGCCCGATGATGGAGCAGGTCATCGCCAACATCGCCGCGCTGCGCCAGTTCTGTCGCCAGAATAATATTCCGGTGTATTACACCGCCCAGCCGGACAGCCAGAGCGACGAAGACCGCGCGCTGCTTAATGACATGTGGGGACCGGGCATCAACAAACATGCCGAGCGTAAAAGTGTGGTGAACGCGCTGGCTCCGCAAGACGGCGATACGGTGTTGACCAAATGGCGCTACAGCGCGTTTATCCGCTCGCCGCTGGAGCAGGCGCTCAAGGAAACCGGGCGCGATCAGCTGATTATTTGTGGCGTGTACGCCCACATCGGCTGCATGACCACTGCAACCGACGCCTTCATGCGAGACATTAAGCCGTTTATGGTGGCCGATGGCCTGGCGGATTTTAGCCGCGAAGAGCACCTGATGGCGCTGAAATACGTTGCCGGACGCAGCGGGCGCGTGGTGATGACAAGCGATCTGCTGGCGGTGCCACAAAATAAAGAGCAGTTGCGTGCGCTGGTGCTGCCGCTGCTGGATGAAGACGACGTGCCGCTGGACGACGAGAACCTGATTGATTACGGCCTGGACTCGGTGCGCATGATGGCGCTTGCCGCCCGCTGGCGCAAAGCATACAGCGACATCGACTTCGTGATGCTGGCAAAAGAGCCGACCATTGACGCCTGGTGGGCGTTGTTGAGTCGGGAGGTGAAGCCATGA
- the entE gene encoding (2,3-dihydroxybenzoyl)adenylate synthase encodes MAIPFNRWPDALAARYREKGYWAELPLTDILTRHADSARTAIIDGERELSYRELDAASSRLAASLMRQGLKTGDTALVQLGNHAELFITFFALLKAGVAPVNALFSHQRTELAAYAEQIEPRLLVADREHALFRDDAFLNQLHSDYPSLNVVALRNDDGERSLQAMIDAPEDNFTASPSAADEVAFFQLSGGSTGTPKLIPRTHNDYYYSIRRSVEICRFDENTRFLCAIPAAHNYAMSSPGSLGVFYGEGCVVLAADPSATLCFPLIEKHQIDVTALVPPAVSLWLQAIGEWGSNQQLASLRLLQVGGARFPEPLARRVPAEIGCQLQQVFGMAEGLVNYTALDDDDEHIFTTQGRPMCPDDEVWAADENGNPVAAGEVGLLMTRGPYTFRGYYKSPQANATAFDANGFYCSGDLIVIDKEGYIRVVGREKDQINRGGEKIAAEEIENLLHRHEDIIHAALVSMDDELMGEKSCAFIVGRRPLRAVEIRRWLRELGVADYKLPDKVENVDELPLTHVGKPDKKRLRQLIAERRLTTQ; translated from the coding sequence ATGGCTATTCCTTTTAACCGCTGGCCGGACGCGCTGGCCGCACGCTATCGCGAAAAGGGCTACTGGGCGGAGTTACCGCTCACTGACATTCTCACCCGTCACGCCGACAGTGCACGCACTGCGATTATCGACGGTGAACGTGAACTGAGCTACCGGGAGCTTGATGCGGCGTCCAGTCGCCTGGCGGCATCCCTGATGCGCCAGGGGCTGAAAACGGGCGATACCGCGCTGGTTCAGTTGGGCAACCATGCTGAACTGTTTATCACCTTCTTTGCGCTGCTGAAAGCGGGCGTGGCGCCGGTCAATGCGCTGTTCAGCCATCAGCGCACCGAGCTTGCGGCCTATGCCGAGCAGATTGAACCCCGGCTTCTGGTGGCTGACCGTGAGCACGCGCTGTTTCGCGATGACGCTTTCCTGAACCAGCTACACAGCGATTACCCGTCGCTGAACGTCGTAGCACTGCGTAACGACGACGGTGAGCGTTCACTTCAGGCGATGATTGACGCGCCAGAGGATAACTTCACCGCCAGCCCATCGGCGGCTGACGAGGTGGCATTCTTCCAGCTCTCCGGCGGCAGCACCGGTACGCCGAAGCTTATCCCGCGCACCCACAACGACTATTACTACAGCATTCGTCGCAGCGTGGAGATTTGCCGCTTCGATGAAAACACTCGCTTCTTGTGCGCCATTCCGGCGGCGCATAACTATGCCATGAGCTCACCTGGCTCACTTGGCGTGTTTTACGGCGAAGGCTGTGTGGTGCTGGCCGCTGACCCGAGTGCCACGCTGTGCTTCCCGCTTATCGAAAAACACCAGATTGACGTGACGGCGCTGGTGCCGCCTGCGGTCAGCCTGTGGCTACAGGCGATTGGCGAGTGGGGCAGCAACCAACAGCTTGCGTCGCTGCGCCTGTTGCAGGTGGGTGGCGCACGCTTCCCGGAGCCACTGGCGCGCCGCGTTCCGGCAGAGATTGGCTGCCAGCTTCAGCAGGTGTTCGGCATGGCCGAGGGGCTGGTGAACTACACCGCGCTGGACGACGACGATGAGCACATCTTCACCACTCAGGGCCGCCCGATGTGCCCGGATGACGAGGTCTGGGCTGCCGATGAAAACGGTAACCCGGTTGCCGCAGGCGAGGTGGGACTGCTGATGACGCGCGGGCCATATACCTTTCGCGGTTATTACAAAAGCCCGCAAGCGAATGCAACAGCCTTTGATGCCAACGGTTTTTACTGCTCCGGTGACCTGATAGTGATTGATAAAGAGGGCTATATCCGCGTGGTCGGGCGTGAAAAAGACCAGATCAACCGAGGCGGCGAGAAGATTGCGGCAGAGGAGATTGAAAACCTGCTGCACCGCCATGAGGACATTATCCACGCAGCCCTGGTGTCAATGGATGACGAACTGATGGGCGAGAAAAGCTGTGCGTTCATCGTCGGGCGCCGCCCGCTGCGTGCGGTGGAGATTCGCCGCTGGCTGCGTGAGCTGGGCGTTGCCGACTACAAGCTACCGGACAAGGTAGAAAACGTCGATGAACTGCCGCTTACCCACGTGGGTAAACCTGACAAAAAGCGCCTGCGCCAGTTGATTGCTGAACGCCGCCTGACAACGCAGTAA
- the entC gene encoding isochorismate synthase EntC, whose amino-acid sequence MVTLLAEEPTLATPTLAQDSFFFMSPYRSFTTSGCIARFNVSAADGADLHGYFQRRLARTFEEAQSRGIKNPIMVGAIPFDTRQPSALFIPEQVTPFSRQERLRQSLRQHAVRQPEIVSREAIPDQLVFEEMVARGAYATSQPGIDKVVLSRLIDITTERPLDRSALFERLLSQNPDSFNFHVPLADGGALVGASPELLLRKDARSFSSLPLAGSARRERDPQADRAMGEMLMNSRKDRHEHQLVTDAMRDVLAARASYLAVPDKPELITTPTLWHLSTPIEGEVRNPAENALSLACLLHPTPALSGFPNDVAQNLIRELEPFERDLFGGIVGWCDAEGNGEWVVTIRCARLHGSRVRLFAGAGIVPASSPTSEWHETGTKLSTMLNVFGLN is encoded by the coding sequence ATGGTTACTTTACTGGCTGAGGAACCCACGTTGGCTACGCCGACGCTGGCACAGGACAGTTTCTTTTTTATGTCTCCGTATCGGAGCTTTACCACGTCTGGCTGTATTGCTCGTTTCAACGTCAGCGCGGCCGACGGTGCCGACCTGCACGGTTACTTCCAGCGCCGCCTGGCGAGAACCTTTGAAGAGGCGCAGTCCAGAGGTATCAAAAACCCAATCATGGTCGGCGCGATACCGTTTGATACGCGCCAGCCTTCCGCACTGTTTATTCCCGAGCAGGTCACACCTTTCTCCCGCCAGGAACGCTTGCGTCAAAGCTTGCGCCAGCATGCTGTACGCCAGCCGGAGATCGTCTCCCGTGAAGCCATTCCTGACCAGTTGGTGTTTGAGGAGATGGTGGCGCGCGGGGCGTATGCCACCAGCCAGCCGGGCATTGATAAAGTGGTGCTCTCACGCCTGATTGATATCACCACCGAGCGTCCGCTTGACCGCTCGGCGCTGTTTGAGCGCCTGCTGTCACAAAACCCTGACAGTTTTAATTTCCATGTACCGTTGGCCGATGGCGGGGCGCTGGTGGGTGCCAGCCCGGAACTGTTGCTGCGTAAGGACGCCCGTTCCTTCAGTTCGCTGCCGCTGGCAGGCTCCGCGCGCCGTGAGCGTGACCCGCAAGCCGACCGCGCCATGGGCGAGATGCTGATGAACTCGCGCAAGGACCGTCACGAACACCAGCTGGTTACCGACGCCATGCGTGATGTGCTGGCAGCGCGTGCCTCTTATCTCGCCGTGCCGGACAAACCGGAACTCATCACTACACCGACCCTGTGGCACCTTTCCACGCCCATTGAAGGCGAAGTACGCAACCCGGCAGAGAACGCGCTGTCGCTCGCGTGCCTGCTGCACCCAACGCCTGCACTGAGCGGGTTCCCGAACGACGTCGCCCAGAACCTGATTCGCGAACTGGAACCGTTCGAGCGTGACCTGTTTGGCGGCATTGTGGGCTGGTGTGACGCCGAAGGGAACGGCGAATGGGTGGTAACGATTCGCTGCGCAAGGCTGCACGGCAGCCGGGTGCGGCTCTTTGCCGGAGCGGGCATTGTGCCTGCGTCGTCGCCCACGTCTGAGTGGCATGAAACCGGCACCAAGCTTTCTACGATGTTGAACGTATTTGGTCTGAACTGA
- the fepB gene encoding Fe2+-enterobactin ABC transporter substrate-binding protein: MTGCPAVKFDIVSRVKTFGIALLYLGLTSAAASATSAQWPRQINDSRGTQTLEQAPTRIVSTSVTLTGSLLAIDAPVVASGATTPGNRFADSQGFLRQWGEVAKARNVQRLYIGEPNAEAVAAQMPDLILVSATGGDSALALYDQLSSIAPTLIVNYDDKSWQELLTTLGNITGHEKQAAARIASFNAELAKTKAAIALPPQPVSALVYNTPARTANLWTPESAQGQLLKELGFTLATPPAQMQTSQSQGKRHDILQLGGENLAAGLNGQTVLLFANDDRDADALRNNPLLAHIPAVQNKQVWPLGTETFRLDYYSVSHLLALLNKQFKS; the protein is encoded by the coding sequence ATGACAGGATGCCCCGCCGTGAAATTCGACATTGTTAGTAGAGTGAAAACCTTCGGCATCGCGCTGCTGTATTTAGGATTAACCTCAGCCGCTGCCAGCGCCACGTCTGCCCAGTGGCCGCGTCAGATAAACGATAGCCGCGGCACGCAGACTCTTGAACAGGCTCCCACACGCATTGTCTCCACCAGCGTCACACTCACCGGTTCGCTGCTTGCCATCGACGCCCCAGTGGTCGCCAGCGGTGCCACCACGCCGGGTAATCGCTTTGCCGACAGCCAGGGCTTTTTGCGCCAGTGGGGCGAGGTGGCAAAAGCACGAAACGTTCAACGCCTCTATATTGGTGAGCCAAACGCCGAAGCCGTTGCCGCACAAATGCCGGATCTGATCCTGGTTAGCGCGACCGGTGGTGACTCTGCCCTCGCGCTTTACGACCAGCTTTCCAGCATTGCGCCCACGCTTATCGTGAATTACGACGACAAAAGCTGGCAGGAACTGCTTACCACGCTTGGCAACATCACCGGCCATGAAAAACAGGCCGCTGCACGTATTGCCAGCTTTAACGCCGAACTTGCCAAAACCAAAGCCGCAATCGCGCTGCCGCCACAGCCGGTAAGTGCGCTGGTCTACAACACCCCGGCGCGCACGGCCAACCTCTGGACGCCGGAGTCAGCGCAGGGACAGTTGCTTAAAGAGTTGGGCTTCACCCTCGCCACGCCGCCTGCACAGATGCAGACCAGCCAGAGCCAGGGCAAGCGCCACGACATCCTGCAACTGGGCGGTGAAAACCTCGCCGCCGGGCTAAACGGCCAGACGGTGCTGCTGTTTGCTAATGACGACCGCGATGCCGATGCCCTGCGCAACAATCCGCTACTGGCCCATATCCCGGCGGTGCAGAATAAGCAGGTATGGCCGCTTGGCACCGAAACCTTTCGCCTGGACTACTACAGCGTGAGCCACCTGCTGGCACTGTTAAATAAGCAGTTCAAGTCCTGA
- the entS gene encoding enterobactin transporter EntS, whose protein sequence is MKKNSLWLNLSLLKTHPAFRAVFFARLISILSLGLLGVAVPVQIQHLTGSTLQVGLAVTLTGGAMFVGMMMGGVLADRYERKRLILLARATCGLGFIGLCINAMLPAPSLLAIYLLGVWDGLFAAIGVTALLAATPALVGRENLMQAGAITMLTVRLGSVISPMLGGLLLAWGGVAWNYGLAAFGTFITLLPLLSLPRQPPPEQPRQHPLRSLHEGLAFVLSHPLVGGVALVGALLTMASAVRVLYPALAGHWSMSEAQIGLLYAAVPLGAAAGALTSGAVAQRARPGFIMLVSTVASFIAVGLFSLMPVWPLGMLCLALFGYLSAISSLLQYTLIQTQTPDAMLGRVNGLWTAQNVTGDAVGAALLGGMGVALTPVSSASVSGFALAMVGVVLMLVLTQLRRFHQPAAQALEQEKTS, encoded by the coding sequence ATGAAGAAAAATTCTTTGTGGCTGAACCTCAGCCTGTTGAAGACGCATCCTGCGTTCCGCGCGGTGTTTTTTGCGCGCCTGATTTCGATTTTGTCGCTGGGCCTGCTCGGTGTTGCGGTGCCGGTGCAGATACAGCACCTGACCGGTTCAACCTTGCAGGTTGGCCTGGCGGTAACGCTCACCGGCGGAGCAATGTTTGTCGGCATGATGATGGGCGGCGTGCTGGCGGATCGCTACGAGCGTAAGCGCCTTATTTTGCTGGCACGTGCCACCTGCGGACTGGGCTTTATCGGCCTGTGCATTAACGCCATGCTGCCTGCACCGTCGCTGCTGGCAATCTACCTGCTCGGCGTGTGGGACGGCCTGTTTGCCGCCATTGGCGTGACCGCGCTGCTCGCGGCAACGCCCGCGCTGGTGGGGCGTGAAAACCTGATGCAGGCCGGAGCCATCACGATGTTAACCGTGCGCCTCGGTTCAGTGATTTCGCCCATGCTGGGCGGTCTGCTGCTGGCATGGGGCGGCGTGGCGTGGAACTACGGGCTGGCGGCATTCGGCACGTTTATTACGCTGCTGCCGCTGTTGAGTCTGCCGCGTCAGCCGCCGCCGGAGCAGCCGCGCCAGCATCCGCTGCGCTCACTGCATGAGGGGCTGGCATTTGTGTTGAGCCATCCGCTGGTTGGTGGCGTGGCGCTGGTAGGGGCTCTGCTGACCATGGCAAGCGCGGTGCGCGTGCTGTATCCGGCGCTTGCCGGACACTGGAGTATGAGTGAGGCGCAGATTGGCCTGCTGTATGCGGCAGTGCCGTTGGGCGCAGCTGCCGGGGCGCTCACCAGCGGCGCGGTGGCGCAGCGTGCGCGGCCGGGTTTTATCATGCTGGTAAGCACCGTGGCGTCGTTTATCGCCGTCGGGCTGTTTAGCCTGATGCCAGTCTGGCCGCTGGGCATGCTGTGCCTGGCGCTGTTTGGTTACCTGAGCGCTATCAGTTCACTGTTGCAATACACCCTGATTCAGACCCAGACGCCGGATGCCATGCTCGGGCGCGTTAACGGGCTGTGGACGGCGCAAAACGTGACGGGAGATGCGGTGGGGGCGGCACTGCTTGGCGGCATGGGAGTGGCGCTGACGCCGGTCAGCTCGGCAAGTGTGAGTGGTTTTGCACTGGCGATGGTTGGTGTGGTGCTGATGCTGGTACTGACCCAGTTGCGCCGTTTTCATCAGCCCGCAGCGCAGGCGCTCGAACAGGAAAAAACGTCATAA
- the fepD gene encoding Fe(3+)-siderophore ABC transporter permease: MLVSRFSARALVLLSLVILLLLMAALSLFIGAKNLSPAVVLDALSGQCRSADCTIVLDARLPRTLAGLLAGGALGVAGALMQTLTRNPLADPGLLGVNSGASFAIVLGTALLGYSSAVTLLGLGFTGALLASLIVALTGSQGGGQLSPVRLTLAGVALAAVLEGLSNGIALLNPAIFDQLRYWQSGSLDIRTFTTLRIIVVPVLVGMAIALLLSRSLNSLSMGSDTATALGSKVARTQLLCLLAITLLCGSATAAVGPIAFIGLMMPHMARWLTGPDHRWSLPVTLLATPILLLAADILGRLLVPGELRVSVVSAFIGAPVLIWLVRRRRAGVTL, from the coding sequence ATGTTGGTTTCCCGCTTTTCAGCGCGTGCTCTTGTGCTGCTGAGCCTGGTTATTCTTCTGCTGTTAATGGCGGCACTGAGCCTGTTCATTGGCGCAAAAAACCTTTCCCCTGCCGTAGTGCTTGACGCACTCAGCGGCCAGTGTCGCAGCGCCGACTGCACTATCGTGCTCGACGCGCGCCTGCCCCGCACCCTTGCCGGGCTACTGGCCGGTGGCGCACTTGGCGTTGCCGGTGCGTTAATGCAAACCCTGACCCGTAACCCGCTGGCCGACCCCGGCCTGCTGGGCGTCAACTCCGGGGCCAGCTTTGCCATCGTGCTCGGTACTGCACTGCTCGGCTACTCCTCTGCGGTTACCCTGCTCGGCCTTGGTTTTACCGGTGCACTGCTGGCCTCACTGATTGTCGCACTCACCGGCAGCCAGGGCGGCGGGCAGTTAAGCCCGGTGCGCCTGACGCTGGCAGGCGTGGCGCTGGCAGCCGTACTCGAAGGCTTAAGCAACGGCATTGCGCTGCTCAACCCGGCGATATTTGACCAGTTGCGCTACTGGCAGTCCGGCTCGCTGGATATCCGCACTTTCACCACGCTGCGCATTATTGTGGTGCCGGTGCTGGTGGGAATGGCTATCGCCCTGCTGTTAAGCCGCTCGCTCAACAGCCTGAGCATGGGCAGCGATACCGCCACCGCCCTTGGCAGCAAAGTGGCACGCACTCAGTTGCTCTGCCTGCTGGCGATCACGCTGTTATGTGGCAGCGCTACCGCCGCCGTTGGCCCCATCGCGTTTATCGGTCTGATGATGCCGCACATGGCGCGCTGGCTTACCGGCCCGGATCACCGCTGGTCGCTGCCGGTTACGCTGCTGGCAACCCCCATTTTGCTGCTGGCAGCCGATATTCTTGGCCGCCTGCTGGTACCCGGTGAGCTGCGCGTGTCGGTCGTCAGCGCCTTTATCGGTGCGCCGGTGCTTATCTGGCTGGTTCGCCGCCGCCGAGCGGGAGTCACACTATGA